From a single Salinirussus salinus genomic region:
- a CDS encoding thiolase family protein encodes MVLEDTVIAGVGETAKSRPSERNDQPYHTLEEYFWRAARETLADAGLAFTEIDGLGVARPSVETPYRYPMMLAETLGFEDLAWVTVTDHCGGQAVPLVTQAAQAIESGVVDSILCLGAGTPKHPEKGSGEVFPRDPRGFDREYVAPFGMQGANALLALAQQRYTHEYGPVRDQLAEVYVTQRDHATRNPLAYFDEPVTAEEYKNSEPIADPIRLFDCVVPVNAGFGVLLASTDLAGELDVDPVSIRGFGHSYNPEVAQQRTFYGMGIEAAAERAYGMAGLGPGEMDFLQLYDDYPIVELFQLEELGYAARGEGADFVAETDLSYAGDLPLNTGGGQLCVGQAGVGGAAFVQVVEAVRQLRGEGGRRQVPGAERGLVTGVGAGQYGKNLTAHSVGILERGWPA; translated from the coding sequence ATGGTACTCGAGGACACGGTCATCGCGGGGGTCGGCGAGACGGCGAAGAGCCGTCCCAGCGAGCGCAACGACCAGCCCTACCACACGCTCGAGGAGTACTTCTGGAGGGCCGCGAGGGAGACGCTCGCGGACGCCGGCCTGGCATTCACCGAGATCGACGGGCTCGGCGTCGCGCGGCCCTCCGTCGAGACCCCGTACCGCTATCCGATGATGCTCGCCGAGACGCTTGGCTTCGAGGACCTGGCCTGGGTCACCGTCACGGACCACTGCGGGGGCCAGGCCGTCCCGCTGGTGACACAGGCGGCCCAGGCCATCGAGTCCGGCGTCGTCGACTCCATCCTGTGTCTCGGCGCCGGCACGCCCAAACACCCGGAGAAGGGCTCGGGCGAGGTCTTCCCGCGGGACCCGCGGGGGTTCGACCGGGAGTACGTCGCTCCCTTCGGGATGCAGGGGGCGAACGCCCTGCTCGCACTCGCCCAGCAGCGGTACACCCACGAGTACGGTCCTGTCCGGGACCAGCTCGCCGAGGTCTACGTCACCCAGCGCGACCACGCGACGCGGAATCCGCTGGCGTACTTCGACGAGCCGGTCACCGCCGAGGAGTACAAGAACTCGGAGCCCATCGCGGACCCGATCCGGCTGTTCGACTGTGTCGTCCCGGTCAACGCCGGCTTCGGCGTCCTGCTCGCCTCGACCGACCTGGCGGGCGAGTTGGACGTCGATCCCGTCTCGATCCGGGGCTTCGGGCACAGCTACAACCCCGAAGTGGCCCAACAACGGACCTTTTACGGGATGGGGATCGAGGCGGCCGCCGAGCGCGCCTACGGGATGGCCGGGCTGGGGCCCGGGGAGATGGACTTCCTGCAGCTCTACGACGACTATCCCATCGTCGAGCTCTTCCAGCTCGAGGAACTCGGATACGCGGCCCGCGGCGAGGGCGCGGACTTCGTCGCCGAAACCGACCTCTCGTACGCCGGCGACCTCCCGCTCAACACCGGCGGCGGCCAGCTGTGTGTCGGCCAGGCCGGCGTCGGCGGGGCCGCCTTCGTGCAGGTGGTCGAGGCCGTCCGCCAGCTCCGCGGCGAGGGCGGCCGGCGGCAGGTCCCCGGCGCCGAGCGGGGGCTTGTCACCGGCGTCGGCGCCGGCCAGTACGGCAAGAACCTGACGGCCCACTCCGTAGGGATCCTCGAACGGGGGTGGCCGGCGTGA
- a CDS encoding phosphoribosyltransferase, with product MFRDRRDAGRQVAELLEGHDIEPDVVLAVPRGGLPVGRAVADALGVPLDVVVARKLPAPGNPELAVGAVAADGTVWLNDGYVADLGVDESYVEQATEREREAAARKLARYRGDRPAPDLAGKVVAVVDDGLATGATVRACVRQVRDAGAARVVVAVPVGPPDTVERLREEADEVVCVETPPHFGAVGQFYESFPQVSDEEAMGYLE from the coding sequence ATGTTCCGCGACCGACGCGATGCCGGCCGACAGGTGGCGGAGTTGCTCGAGGGCCACGACATCGAGCCCGACGTGGTGCTGGCGGTCCCGCGGGGTGGGCTTCCCGTGGGACGCGCCGTCGCCGACGCCCTCGGGGTGCCACTCGACGTGGTGGTGGCCCGGAAACTCCCGGCGCCGGGGAACCCGGAACTGGCCGTCGGCGCCGTCGCCGCCGACGGGACGGTGTGGCTCAACGACGGATACGTCGCCGACCTGGGCGTCGACGAGTCCTACGTCGAGCAGGCCACCGAGCGCGAACGCGAGGCCGCCGCACGGAAGCTCGCCCGCTACCGCGGGGACCGCCCCGCGCCCGACCTGGCGGGGAAGGTGGTCGCCGTCGTCGACGACGGGCTCGCGACCGGCGCGACGGTTCGGGCCTGTGTCCGGCAGGTCCGGGACGCCGGCGCCGCACGGGTCGTCGTCGCCGTCCCGGTCGGTCCGCCCGACACCGTCGAACGGCTCCGCGAGGAGGCGGACGAGGTCGTCTGCGTCGAAACGCCGCCACACTTCGGCGCAGTCGGCCAGTTCTACGAGTCGTTCCCGCAGGTCTCCGACGAGGAAGCGATGGGATATCTGGAGTGA
- a CDS encoding proteasome assembly chaperone family protein yields the protein MTREPAFEVRETGDVPPGETLLVGTAGLGVAGLTATDYLVNHVETTQVGHIRTHNLPDITPFSDGRPRRPARLYSTAESDVTVLITELFLPVTVSDLWAEAVLEWAAKRGVTEITALHGAPFPHQPHEHAVYHVATDGYRERHFDGEGGADIEPLAGGFFDGIIGELLSRSLEDEGPPTGVLVTPTHLPGPDFDAAIRLLDALETVHGVETDETELRGRADEMEQYYEELAGRMQALREEPTADDYPNDRMYM from the coding sequence ATGACACGCGAACCCGCGTTCGAGGTCAGAGAGACCGGCGACGTGCCTCCCGGAGAGACCCTGCTCGTCGGCACGGCCGGGCTCGGCGTTGCGGGACTGACGGCGACCGACTACCTCGTCAACCACGTCGAGACCACCCAGGTGGGCCACATCCGCACCCACAATCTCCCCGACATCACCCCGTTCAGCGACGGACGGCCCCGCCGACCGGCCAGGCTCTACAGCACCGCCGAGTCCGACGTGACCGTCCTCATCACCGAGCTGTTTCTCCCCGTCACCGTCTCGGACCTCTGGGCCGAGGCGGTGCTGGAGTGGGCGGCAAAGCGCGGCGTCACAGAGATCACGGCCCTCCACGGCGCCCCCTTCCCCCACCAGCCTCACGAGCACGCCGTCTACCACGTCGCCACCGACGGCTACCGGGAGCGTCACTTCGACGGCGAGGGGGGCGCGGACATCGAGCCCCTCGCCGGCGGGTTCTTCGACGGCATCATCGGCGAGTTGCTCAGCCGGAGCCTCGAGGACGAGGGGCCACCGACGGGCGTGCTGGTGACGCCCACTCACCTCCCCGGCCCGGACTTCGACGCCGCGATCCGGCTGCTCGACGCACTCGAGACGGTCCACGGAGTCGAGACCGACGAGACCGAGCTGCGGGGTCGCGCCGACGAGATGGAGCAGTACTACGAGGAACTCGCGGGCCGGATGCAGGCGCTCCGGGAGGAGCCGACGGCCGACGACTACCCGAACGACCGGATGTACATGTAG
- a CDS encoding TVP38/TMEM64 family protein: MGSRLERLRSRVEGLRVFESPRQRRRVALHLAVAAVLLGGGALLLRDRLAVLTDGPALRAFVAGYGIWAPAVLVVLQAAQVVLAPIPGQLLAVAAGYLFGVWWGTLYNMVGVTLGSIAAFWLSRRFGRAYVERVVHEDALARFDAVGEEYARSVLFVCFLIPGLPDDVLCFAGGLTRVPLYQLVGLAVVGRLPGFLLANAVGDLAGTGQVGTAAVLAALVLAASVLGYLNRDRLFGLFEDA, encoded by the coding sequence ATGGGCAGCCGCCTCGAGCGCCTGCGCAGCCGCGTCGAGGGGCTCCGCGTGTTCGAGTCCCCCCGGCAGCGGCGCCGGGTAGCACTTCACCTGGCCGTTGCCGCCGTCCTCCTCGGGGGCGGGGCCCTGCTCCTCCGGGACCGGCTCGCGGTCCTGACCGACGGCCCGGCGCTGCGGGCCTTCGTCGCCGGCTACGGCATCTGGGCGCCGGCGGTGCTCGTCGTCCTGCAGGCGGCCCAGGTCGTCCTCGCCCCCATCCCGGGGCAGTTGCTCGCCGTCGCCGCAGGTTATCTGTTCGGCGTCTGGTGGGGCACCCTCTACAACATGGTCGGGGTCACGCTCGGCAGCATCGCCGCCTTCTGGCTGTCCCGGCGGTTCGGGCGCGCGTACGTCGAGCGGGTCGTCCACGAGGACGCCCTGGCCCGGTTCGACGCCGTCGGGGAGGAGTACGCCCGGTCGGTGCTGTTCGTGTGCTTTCTGATCCCCGGGCTCCCCGACGACGTGCTCTGTTTCGCCGGCGGGCTCACCCGGGTGCCCCTGTACCAGCTCGTCGGCCTCGCCGTCGTCGGCCGGTTGCCCGGCTTCCTGCTGGCGAACGCCGTCGGCGACCTCGCGGGGACCGGACAGGTCGGAACGGCCGCCGTGCTGGCCGCGCTCGTGCTCGCGGCCTCGGTGCTCGGCTACCTGAACCGTGACCGGCTGTTCGGTCTCTTCGAGGACGCCTGA
- a CDS encoding universal stress protein yields the protein MTDNRTRVLVPVNYSELSEKALRTALELHPDADLTALHVIDFRTSDLGPGGWGSAPGAFDEWLEDAREHAEKLLADAEEVAAEYDAEIETDEVVGEDASSILEYAEEGDFDLIVIGGHSRSLPARILLGGVSETVVRRARIPVLVVR from the coding sequence GTGACCGACAACCGCACGCGGGTGCTGGTCCCGGTCAACTACTCGGAGCTGTCCGAGAAGGCGCTCAGGACGGCCCTCGAGCTGCACCCGGACGCGGACCTCACGGCGTTGCACGTCATCGATTTCCGGACCAGCGACCTGGGGCCCGGCGGGTGGGGGAGCGCGCCCGGCGCCTTCGACGAGTGGCTCGAGGACGCCCGCGAGCACGCCGAGAAACTCCTCGCCGATGCGGAGGAAGTCGCGGCGGAGTACGACGCCGAGATCGAGACCGACGAGGTCGTCGGCGAGGACGCGAGCAGCATCCTCGAGTACGCCGAGGAGGGCGACTTCGACCTGATCGTCATCGGGGGCCACAGCCGGTCGCTGCCCGCGCGGATCCTGCTCGGCGGGGTCTCGGAGACAGTCGTCCGGCGCGCCAGGATCCCCGTGCTGGTCGTCCGGTGA
- a CDS encoding plastocyanin/azurin family copper-binding protein gives MAGQSRTVSRRDFLTGAGAAALSAGATGAAGAQQTRTIEMTDSLVFNPDDTTVPPGTTVVWENVGGIGHSVTAYEEDIPADAEYFASGGFDDEGTARNSYAAGDPDSGDVGGGATFEHTFEVEGEYGYFCVPHESAGMVASLTVGTDGGNGDGGDGGGEPRELPELAVTVAVFAGAAFLAVLVLAYVFLKYQGDYGPGGEQ, from the coding sequence ATGGCTGGCCAGTCACGGACCGTCTCCCGGCGCGACTTCCTGACCGGCGCGGGAGCGGCAGCGCTCTCGGCAGGAGCCACGGGGGCCGCAGGTGCACAGCAGACCCGCACCATCGAGATGACCGACAGTCTGGTCTTCAACCCCGACGACACCACGGTCCCACCGGGCACGACCGTCGTCTGGGAGAACGTCGGCGGGATCGGACACTCGGTCACCGCTTACGAGGAAGATATCCCGGCGGACGCGGAGTACTTCGCCTCCGGCGGGTTCGACGACGAGGGAACCGCGCGCAACAGCTACGCCGCAGGCGACCCCGACAGCGGCGACGTCGGCGGCGGCGCCACCTTCGAGCACACCTTCGAGGTCGAGGGGGAGTACGGCTACTTCTGTGTCCCCCACGAGTCGGCAGGGATGGTCGCTTCCCTCACCGTGGGGACCGACGGAGGGAACGGCGACGGCGGCGACGGCGGCGGGGAGCCGCGGGAGCTGCCGGAGCTCGCCGTGACCGTCGCCGTGTTCGCGGGCGCGGCGTTCCTGGCGGTGCTCGTGCTCGCGTACGTCTTCCTGAAGTACCAGGGCGACTACGGCCCCGGGGGGGAGCAGTGA
- a CDS encoding SDR family NAD(P)-dependent oxidoreductase has product MLSDTVAVVTGGTTGIGKAIAAEFLDQGAEVVVCGRREDVGAETADELGCEFVQCDVREFDEVQALVDGAVDDAGRLDVMVNNAGVGSETSLEEMSLEEWHNVIATNLDGVMHGAKAALPHLLDTEGCIINVESIYGLRGGKGATSYSASKGGVVNLTQQLAVDLAPKGVRVNGICPGFVHTPMTEDLLESDRFYEFLKTRTPMDRAAAPEEIAPLASFLASDGASYITGANIPVDGGWTAF; this is encoded by the coding sequence ATGCTCTCCGACACAGTTGCCGTCGTCACGGGCGGCACCACGGGCATCGGCAAGGCGATCGCGGCGGAGTTTCTCGACCAGGGCGCGGAGGTGGTGGTCTGTGGCCGGCGCGAGGACGTCGGCGCGGAGACCGCCGACGAACTCGGCTGCGAGTTCGTGCAGTGTGACGTCCGGGAGTTCGATGAGGTCCAGGCGCTGGTCGACGGCGCCGTCGACGACGCCGGTCGGCTGGATGTCATGGTGAACAACGCGGGCGTCGGCAGCGAGACGAGCCTCGAGGAGATGAGTCTCGAGGAGTGGCACAACGTGATCGCGACGAATCTCGACGGCGTGATGCACGGCGCGAAGGCCGCGCTACCACACCTGCTCGACACCGAGGGGTGCATCATCAACGTCGAATCCATCTACGGGCTGCGCGGGGGGAAGGGTGCGACCTCCTACTCGGCGTCCAAGGGTGGCGTCGTGAACCTCACCCAGCAACTCGCGGTCGACCTCGCCCCGAAGGGCGTCCGGGTCAACGGGATCTGTCCGGGATTCGTCCACACCCCGATGACCGAGGACCTGCTCGAGAGCGACCGGTTCTACGAGTTCCTCAAGACCCGGACGCCGATGGACCGGGCGGCCGCGCCCGAGGAGATCGCCCCGCTGGCGTCGTTTCTCGCCTCCGATGGCGCCTCCTACATCACCGGCGCGAACATCCCGGTCGACGGCGGCTGGACGGCCTTCTGA
- a CDS encoding pyridoxamine 5'-phosphate oxidase family protein: MAEQAVREFLASHSVGVLGLATDGAPSLRPMSFWFDGEEHLYMLYVLGSDSRKAALSDRDEPARFLVYSAETPFSWRSVLVTGQLREVPGEEADSVRESLEEVWRPEAFRAVVERGETAVYELAVEDWSGLESSGLPPGFEPADEGA; the protein is encoded by the coding sequence ATGGCGGAACAGGCAGTCCGGGAGTTTCTCGCGAGCCACAGCGTCGGGGTGCTGGGGCTCGCGACCGACGGCGCGCCGAGCCTGCGGCCGATGTCGTTCTGGTTCGACGGCGAGGAGCACCTCTACATGCTCTACGTCCTCGGGTCGGACAGCCGGAAGGCCGCGCTGAGCGACCGGGACGAGCCGGCCAGGTTTCTGGTCTACAGCGCCGAGACCCCCTTCAGCTGGCGCAGCGTGCTGGTGACCGGACAGCTCCGGGAGGTTCCCGGGGAGGAGGCCGATTCCGTCCGGGAGTCCCTGGAGGAGGTGTGGCGCCCGGAGGCGTTCCGGGCGGTCGTCGAGCGCGGCGAGACCGCCGTCTACGAACTCGCGGTCGAGGACTGGAGCGGGCTGGAGTCCAGCGGGCTCCCGCCAGGGTTCGAGCCCGCCGACGAGGGGGCGTAA
- a CDS encoding universal stress protein — translation MYETILVGTDGSASANRAVVHALEQAEQTGATLHALFVVDTDKYGEPALSSAEILTTEAEDWGQEQLAEVTERATGLDVEVVTRCCHGVPHEELIGYADEVDADLVVLGYQGQSHADGDQLGSVTDRVVRNVGRPVLVV, via the coding sequence GTGTACGAGACCATTCTCGTGGGGACAGACGGCAGCGCGTCCGCGAACCGGGCCGTCGTTCACGCGCTCGAACAGGCAGAACAGACCGGTGCGACCCTCCACGCGCTGTTCGTGGTCGACACCGACAAGTACGGCGAACCGGCGCTGAGCAGCGCGGAGATCCTCACTACCGAGGCCGAGGACTGGGGCCAGGAACAGCTCGCGGAGGTCACCGAACGGGCCACCGGCCTGGACGTCGAAGTCGTCACCCGGTGCTGTCACGGGGTGCCACACGAGGAGCTCATCGGCTACGCCGACGAGGTCGACGCCGACCTCGTGGTGCTGGGGTACCAGGGCCAGTCACACGCCGACGGCGACCAGCTCGGCAGCGTCACCGACCGCGTCGTCCGCAACGTCGGCCGGCCGGTGCTGGTGGTCTGA
- a CDS encoding succinylglutamate desuccinylase/aspartoacylase family protein, whose translation MTGAETFTYSGGRVDPGERQNLRYTVTQTYLGDPVKMPVTVVNGTEPGPTAFLSAAAHGDELNGIEVVREVAYDWDLEGLRGTLVCLPVLNVPGFLAQQRYLPIYDRDLNRSFPGTPEGTSAKRMAHNIFHNFVAPCDFGIDFHTSTRGRSNMLHVRADMDDPTGTRVANAFASNVVIDKAAPSGALRRAATDAGTPTVTVEMGEAHRFQRDVIDSALAGVRSVFAEFEMLEAATVAWPGWRAVVAGTAEKTWVRAEAGGLVDMHADRGGLVYEGEPIATIADPFKTDDTVVEAPFTGLLVGVLENPLVYPGNPLCHLVRVGDRTRKAIERAAD comes from the coding sequence ATGACTGGCGCGGAGACGTTCACCTACAGCGGCGGGCGAGTCGACCCCGGCGAGCGCCAGAACCTCCGGTACACCGTCACCCAGACGTATCTCGGGGACCCGGTCAAGATGCCCGTCACCGTGGTCAACGGGACCGAGCCCGGCCCGACGGCGTTTCTCTCGGCGGCCGCACACGGCGACGAACTCAACGGCATCGAGGTGGTCCGGGAGGTGGCCTACGACTGGGACCTGGAGGGGCTCCGGGGGACGCTCGTCTGTCTCCCCGTGTTGAACGTCCCGGGCTTTCTGGCCCAGCAGCGCTACCTCCCGATCTACGACCGGGACCTGAACCGGTCGTTTCCCGGCACTCCGGAGGGGACGAGCGCGAAGCGGATGGCCCACAACATCTTCCACAACTTCGTCGCTCCCTGTGACTTCGGCATCGACTTCCACACCTCGACCCGGGGGCGCTCGAACATGCTCCACGTGCGGGCGGACATGGACGACCCGACCGGGACCCGGGTCGCGAACGCCTTCGCCTCGAACGTCGTCATCGACAAGGCCGCCCCCTCGGGGGCGCTGCGGCGGGCCGCGACCGACGCCGGGACGCCGACGGTCACAGTCGAGATGGGCGAGGCCCACCGGTTCCAGCGTGACGTCATCGACTCGGCGCTCGCGGGGGTCCGGAGCGTGTTCGCGGAGTTCGAGATGCTCGAGGCCGCGACGGTGGCGTGGCCGGGGTGGCGGGCGGTCGTCGCCGGGACGGCCGAGAAGACCTGGGTCCGGGCCGAGGCCGGCGGGCTGGTCGACATGCACGCCGACCGGGGCGGGCTCGTCTACGAGGGCGAGCCTATCGCCACGATCGCCGACCCGTTCAAGACCGACGACACCGTCGTCGAGGCGCCCTTCACCGGCCTGCTGGTGGGCGTCCTCGAGAACCCCCTGGTCTACCCCGGGAATCCGCTCTGTCACCTGGTCCGCGTCGGCGACCGGACCCGGAAGGCGATCGAACGCGCCGCCGACTGA
- a CDS encoding RimK family alpha-L-glutamate ligase, with protein sequence MHMSPVTVGVLGLHSSKESKAILNAVEALGHDTVWYRPANTAVSVEDGTLTVEPDADVVVNRLLLSTSTHPAEDLGLAALFDRVRPLLNPPGAVTTAIHKFATAAALAEAGLPVPDALLALAAGRLNQAREHFGERAVYKTAIGTHGGGAWQVDLDDPVNPRVGDRQAFIQRFVDTPEGGRPRDARVYVVDGSVVGAMYRYAPEGEWRTNVSLGGEVEDATADLPAQATEVAVRAAEVVGLDYAGVDLIETVDGWTVLETNPTAGFRGLFRATGTSPAPHIAAMAIERGGASVEENRVQELSTALDDSMPTCAPREPRERPTEPSVIGYTEEVVVSGSRDTRTILAKSDTGATRTSIDAQLAAEIGTGPIKDIIRVRSGSLKTGKARPVVDVVVGVGGTQHTVTASVEDRGHMDYPLLLGRDILEHYHVDVTRTAESEAGDREE encoded by the coding sequence ATGCACATGTCACCCGTCACCGTCGGCGTCCTCGGCCTCCACAGCAGCAAGGAGAGCAAGGCCATCCTGAACGCCGTCGAGGCGCTGGGCCACGACACCGTCTGGTACCGCCCCGCGAACACCGCCGTCAGCGTCGAGGACGGGACGCTGACGGTCGAACCCGACGCCGACGTGGTGGTCAACCGACTGCTGCTGTCGACGAGCACCCACCCCGCGGAGGACCTGGGCCTGGCGGCGCTGTTCGACCGCGTCCGGCCGCTCCTGAACCCGCCGGGCGCGGTGACGACGGCGATACACAAGTTCGCCACCGCGGCGGCGCTGGCGGAGGCGGGGCTGCCGGTCCCCGATGCCCTGCTGGCGCTCGCGGCCGGCCGGCTCAACCAGGCCCGCGAGCACTTCGGCGAGCGGGCGGTCTACAAGACGGCCATCGGGACCCACGGTGGCGGCGCCTGGCAGGTCGACCTGGACGACCCGGTCAACCCCCGCGTCGGCGACAGGCAGGCGTTCATCCAGCGGTTCGTCGACACACCCGAGGGCGGGCGTCCCCGCGACGCCCGGGTGTACGTCGTCGACGGCTCGGTCGTCGGGGCGATGTACCGGTACGCCCCCGAAGGGGAGTGGCGGACCAACGTCTCGCTGGGCGGCGAGGTCGAGGATGCGACCGCGGATCTCCCGGCACAGGCCACGGAGGTCGCGGTCCGCGCGGCCGAGGTCGTCGGGCTGGACTACGCCGGCGTCGACCTCATCGAGACCGTCGACGGCTGGACGGTGCTGGAGACGAACCCGACCGCGGGCTTCCGGGGCCTGTTCCGGGCGACCGGGACCAGCCCCGCGCCACACATCGCCGCGATGGCCATCGAGCGCGGGGGTGCCAGTGTCGAGGAGAATCGGGTACAGGAGCTGTCGACGGCGCTCGACGACTCGATGCCGACCTGTGCCCCCCGCGAGCCACGGGAACGGCCCACCGAACCCAGCGTCATCGGCTACACCGAGGAGGTGGTCGTCAGCGGCTCCCGCGACACCAGAACCATCCTCGCCAAGTCGGACACCGGCGCGACCCGCACCAGTATCGACGCACAGCTGGCCGCCGAGATCGGCACCGGCCCGATCAAGGACATCATCCGGGTGCGCTCGGGCAGCCTCAAGACCGGAAAGGCCCGCCCGGTGGTCGACGTCGTCGTCGGCGTCGGTGGTACCCAGCACACCGTGACGGCCAGCGTCGAGGACCGCGGACACATGGACTACCCCCTGTTGCTGGGCCGGGACATCCTCGAACACTACCACGTCGACGTGACCCGGACCGCCGAGAGCGAGGCCGGCGACCGCGAGGAGTGA
- a CDS encoding flavodoxin domain-containing protein, translated as MASVLVCYGTGEGQTAKVAERLAAALSDRGHDPTVVDADDPPADLDVAAFDAVLAGSSIHVGAHRPAVTDFITENLEALAARPTGFFQLSLSSAADDEERRAEAAGYVDSLVESTGWHPDRVGLFGGALRYSEYGFLTRLVMKRIAKGATGDTDTSRDYEYTDWEEVTAFANDFAAFAEGRLGVAPPATER; from the coding sequence ATGGCCTCCGTGCTCGTCTGCTACGGAACCGGAGAGGGACAGACCGCCAAGGTCGCCGAGCGCCTCGCGGCCGCGCTGTCCGACCGCGGCCACGACCCGACTGTCGTCGACGCCGACGACCCGCCCGCGGACCTCGACGTGGCGGCGTTCGACGCGGTGCTCGCCGGGTCGTCGATCCACGTCGGCGCCCACCGGCCCGCCGTCACCGATTTCATCACCGAGAATCTGGAGGCGCTCGCCGCCCGGCCGACCGGCTTCTTCCAGCTGTCGCTGTCCTCGGCGGCCGACGACGAGGAGCGCCGGGCCGAGGCGGCCGGCTACGTCGACTCGCTCGTCGAGTCGACCGGCTGGCACCCCGACCGCGTGGGGCTGTTCGGCGGCGCGCTTCGGTACTCGGAGTACGGCTTTCTCACCCGGCTGGTGATGAAACGCATCGCGAAGGGTGCGACCGGCGACACCGACACCTCTCGGGACTACGAGTACACCGACTGGGAGGAGGTGACGGCGTTCGCGAACGACTTCGCCGC